From one Lycium ferocissimum isolate CSIRO_LF1 chromosome 7, AGI_CSIRO_Lferr_CH_V1, whole genome shotgun sequence genomic stretch:
- the LOC132065246 gene encoding chloride channel protein CLC-e isoform X2: protein MMVALSTGCSLQYHRNWLLNSSSLSGRHKAACVSLSGPLGFGGVLKNEARNCWPWARPSRSSDEDSDSGIFAQGNTAIISACFVGLFTGITVVLFNAAVHEIRDFCWDGRGAAWLREEPIGVIWQRVILVPASGGLVVSFLNAFRATLEERNWTSSVLGPVLKAIAACVTLGTGNSLGPEGPSVEIGTSVAKGIGALLHKGAHNKLSLKAAGSAAGISSGFNAAVAGCFFAVESVLWPSPAESSLSLTNTTSMVILSAVIASVVSEIGLGSEPAFAVPAYDFRTPTELPLYLLLGIFCGLVSVALSSCTSFMLQIVENIQMISSVPKSVFPVLGGLLVGLVALAYPEILYWGFENVDILLESRPLVKGLSADLLLQLVAVKIVTTSLCRASGLVGGYYAPSLFIGAATGTAYGKIVGYIISHADPIFHLSILEVASPQAYGLVGMAATLAGVCQVPLTAVLLLFELTQDYRIVLPLLGAVGLSSWVTSGQTRKGVVKDRKVLKDAKVQMTQWQGTSSSNIGLSSFTYSSGEEPSQKESNLCRLESSLCLYESDDEENDFARNILVAQAMRTRYVTVLMSTLLMETISLMLAEKQSCAIIVDENNFLIGLLTLSDIQNYSKLPRAEGKCQEELVVAEVCSSNGNKCRVSCTVTPNTNLLSALTLMEKHGLSQLPVILRHAEDEGIHPVGILDRECINVACRALATREQLS, encoded by the exons ATGATGGTGGCATTATCGACAGGTTGCAGTTTGCAGTACCATCGTAATTGGTTGTTGAATTCCTCCTCATTATCCGGTCGGCATAAAGCAGCATGTGTATCTTTGTCTGGCCCTCTTGGGTTTGGTGGTGTGTTAAAGAATGAAGCACGAAATTGTTGGCCTTGGGCTCGACCATCTCGCTCTTCTGACGAGGATAGTGATAGTGGTATCTTTGCACAAGGCAACACCGCAATAATCTCCGCTTGCTTTGTTGGCCTCTTCACTGGTATCACTGTCGTCCTTTTCAACGCTGCG GTTCATGAAATCCGTGATTTTTGTTGGGATGGGCGAGGTGCCGCATGGTTGAGGGAGGAGCCCATTGGAGTCATTTGGCAGCGTGTAATCTTAGTACCAGCTTCGGGCGGTTTGGTAGTCAGCTTTTTGAACGCTTTCCGAGCCACACTGGAGGAACGAAATTGGACATCATCTGTCCTGGGACCTGTTTTGAAGGCAATCGCTGCTTGTGTCACTTTAGGAACTGGCAATTCCTTAGGACCAGAAGGCCCAAGTGTTGAAATTGGTACCTCAGTTGCCAAAGGAATTGGAGCTCTGCTCCATAAAGGTGCTCACAATAAGCTATCTCTCAAGGCTGCTGGATCAGCTGCTGGAATCTCTTCTG GATTTAATGCTGCCGTTGCGGGTTGTTTCTTTGCTGTGGAATCTGTTTTATGGCCATCACCTGCAGAGTCCTCCTTGTCCTTGACAAATACGACTTCAATGGTTATTCTCAGTGCTGTTATAGCTTCTGTAGTCTCAGAAATTGGTCTTGGCTCTGAACCTGCATTTGCAGTCCCAGCATATGATTTTCGTACACCTACGG AATTGCCTCTTTATCTTCTGCTGGGCATCTTTTGTGGCTTAGTTTCAGTGGCATTATCAAGCTGTACATCATTTATGCTGCAAATAGTGGAAAATATCCAAATGATCAGCAGCGTGCCAAAATCAGTTTTTCCTGTGCTGGGTGGTCTTCTGGTTGGGCTGGTAGCTTTAGCATATCCTGAAATCCTTTACTGGGGTTTTGAGAATGTTGATATTTTGCTAGAATCTCGCCCACTAGTGAAAGGCCTCTCTGCTGATCTGTTGCTCCAGCTTGTAGCTGTCAAAATAGTAACAACTTCATTATGCCGAGCCTCTGGATTGGTTGGAGGCTACTATGCTCCATCTCTATTTATTGGTGCTGCTACTGGAACTGCATATGGGAAAATTGTTGGCTACATTATCTCTCATGCTGATCCAATCTTTCATCTTTCCATCCTGGAAGTTGCATCCCCACAAGCATATGGTCTG GTTGGCATGGCTGCTACTCTTGCTGGTGTCTGTCAGGTGCCTCTCACTGCGGTTTTGCTTCTCTTTGAACTGACACAGGATTATCGGATAGTTCTGCCCCTCTTGGGAGCTGTGGGGTTGTCATCATGGGTTACATCTGGACAAACAAGAAAAGGGGTAGTAAAGGATAGGAAGGTATTAAAAGATGCAAAAGTGCAGATGACGCAGTGGCAGGGAACTTCTTCCTCCAACATTGGACTTTCTAGCTTCACTTATTCTTCAGGTGAGGAACCTTCACAAAAAGAGAGTAACCTCTGCAGACTTGAGAGTTCACTCTGTCTTTATGAATCTGAtgatgaagaaaatgatttCGCAAGGAATATTCTAGTTGCACAGGCAATGAGAACACGATATGTGACAGTCCTAATGAGCACCTTGCTAATGGAAACCATATCTCTCATGCTAGCTGAGAAGCAATCTTGTGCTATAATAgttgatgaaaataattttctcattGGTCTGCTGACACTTAGTGATATCCAGAATTACAGCAAGTTGCCAAGAGCAGAGGGAAAATGCCAGGAG GAGCTTGTAGTAGCTGAAGTTTGCTCTTCAAATGGCAATAAGTGCCGGGTATCATGCACAGTGACTCCAAATACAAATCTCCTTTCTGCTCTAACTCTTATGGAGAAACATGGTTTAAGTCAGCTACCTGTTATACTAAGGCACGCGGAGGATGAAGGCATACATCCTGTGGGCATTTTGGATAGAGAATGCATCAATGTAGCTTGCAG AGCATTAGCAACTAGAGAACAGCTTAGCTAG
- the LOC132065246 gene encoding chloride channel protein CLC-e isoform X1, whose protein sequence is MMVALSTGCSLQYHRNWLLNSSSLSGRHKAACVSLSGPLGFGGVLKNEARNCWPWARPSRSSDEDSDSGIFAQGNTAIISACFVGLFTGITVVLFNAAVHEIRDFCWDGRGAAWLREEPIGVIWQRVILVPASGGLVVSFLNAFRATLEERNWTSSVLGPVLKAIAACVTLGTGNSLGPEGPSVEIGTSVAKGIGALLHKGAHNKLSLKAAGSAAGISSGFNAAVAGCFFAVESVLWPSPAESSLSLTNTTSMVILSAVIASVVSEIGLGSEPAFAVPAYDFRTPTELPLYLLLGIFCGLVSVALSSCTSFMLQIVENIQMISSVPKSVFPVLGGLLVGLVALAYPEILYWGFENVDILLESRPLVKGLSADLLLQLVAVKIVTTSLCRASGLVGGYYAPSLFIGAATGTAYGKIVGYIISHADPIFHLSILEVASPQAYGLVGMAATLAGVCQVPLTAVLLLFELTQDYRIVLPLLGAVGLSSWVTSGQTRKGVVKDRKVLKDAKVQMTQWQGTSSSNIGLSSFTYSSGEEPSQKESNLCRLESSLCLYESDDEENDFARNILVAQAMRTRYVTVLMSTLLMETISLMLAEKQSCAIIVDENNFLIGLLTLSDIQNYSKLPRAEGKCQEELVVAEVCSSNGNKCRVSCTVTPNTNLLSALTLMEKHGLSQLPVILRHAEDEGIHPVGILDRECINVACRLSGLLAVCERQL, encoded by the exons ATGATGGTGGCATTATCGACAGGTTGCAGTTTGCAGTACCATCGTAATTGGTTGTTGAATTCCTCCTCATTATCCGGTCGGCATAAAGCAGCATGTGTATCTTTGTCTGGCCCTCTTGGGTTTGGTGGTGTGTTAAAGAATGAAGCACGAAATTGTTGGCCTTGGGCTCGACCATCTCGCTCTTCTGACGAGGATAGTGATAGTGGTATCTTTGCACAAGGCAACACCGCAATAATCTCCGCTTGCTTTGTTGGCCTCTTCACTGGTATCACTGTCGTCCTTTTCAACGCTGCG GTTCATGAAATCCGTGATTTTTGTTGGGATGGGCGAGGTGCCGCATGGTTGAGGGAGGAGCCCATTGGAGTCATTTGGCAGCGTGTAATCTTAGTACCAGCTTCGGGCGGTTTGGTAGTCAGCTTTTTGAACGCTTTCCGAGCCACACTGGAGGAACGAAATTGGACATCATCTGTCCTGGGACCTGTTTTGAAGGCAATCGCTGCTTGTGTCACTTTAGGAACTGGCAATTCCTTAGGACCAGAAGGCCCAAGTGTTGAAATTGGTACCTCAGTTGCCAAAGGAATTGGAGCTCTGCTCCATAAAGGTGCTCACAATAAGCTATCTCTCAAGGCTGCTGGATCAGCTGCTGGAATCTCTTCTG GATTTAATGCTGCCGTTGCGGGTTGTTTCTTTGCTGTGGAATCTGTTTTATGGCCATCACCTGCAGAGTCCTCCTTGTCCTTGACAAATACGACTTCAATGGTTATTCTCAGTGCTGTTATAGCTTCTGTAGTCTCAGAAATTGGTCTTGGCTCTGAACCTGCATTTGCAGTCCCAGCATATGATTTTCGTACACCTACGG AATTGCCTCTTTATCTTCTGCTGGGCATCTTTTGTGGCTTAGTTTCAGTGGCATTATCAAGCTGTACATCATTTATGCTGCAAATAGTGGAAAATATCCAAATGATCAGCAGCGTGCCAAAATCAGTTTTTCCTGTGCTGGGTGGTCTTCTGGTTGGGCTGGTAGCTTTAGCATATCCTGAAATCCTTTACTGGGGTTTTGAGAATGTTGATATTTTGCTAGAATCTCGCCCACTAGTGAAAGGCCTCTCTGCTGATCTGTTGCTCCAGCTTGTAGCTGTCAAAATAGTAACAACTTCATTATGCCGAGCCTCTGGATTGGTTGGAGGCTACTATGCTCCATCTCTATTTATTGGTGCTGCTACTGGAACTGCATATGGGAAAATTGTTGGCTACATTATCTCTCATGCTGATCCAATCTTTCATCTTTCCATCCTGGAAGTTGCATCCCCACAAGCATATGGTCTG GTTGGCATGGCTGCTACTCTTGCTGGTGTCTGTCAGGTGCCTCTCACTGCGGTTTTGCTTCTCTTTGAACTGACACAGGATTATCGGATAGTTCTGCCCCTCTTGGGAGCTGTGGGGTTGTCATCATGGGTTACATCTGGACAAACAAGAAAAGGGGTAGTAAAGGATAGGAAGGTATTAAAAGATGCAAAAGTGCAGATGACGCAGTGGCAGGGAACTTCTTCCTCCAACATTGGACTTTCTAGCTTCACTTATTCTTCAGGTGAGGAACCTTCACAAAAAGAGAGTAACCTCTGCAGACTTGAGAGTTCACTCTGTCTTTATGAATCTGAtgatgaagaaaatgatttCGCAAGGAATATTCTAGTTGCACAGGCAATGAGAACACGATATGTGACAGTCCTAATGAGCACCTTGCTAATGGAAACCATATCTCTCATGCTAGCTGAGAAGCAATCTTGTGCTATAATAgttgatgaaaataattttctcattGGTCTGCTGACACTTAGTGATATCCAGAATTACAGCAAGTTGCCAAGAGCAGAGGGAAAATGCCAGGAG GAGCTTGTAGTAGCTGAAGTTTGCTCTTCAAATGGCAATAAGTGCCGGGTATCATGCACAGTGACTCCAAATACAAATCTCCTTTCTGCTCTAACTCTTATGGAGAAACATGGTTTAAGTCAGCTACCTGTTATACTAAGGCACGCGGAGGATGAAGGCATACATCCTGTGGGCATTTTGGATAGAGAATGCATCAATGTAGCTTGCAG GCTCTCCGGCTTGCTAGCAGTATGTGAACGCCAACTGTAG
- the LOC132065244 gene encoding protein FAR1-RELATED SEQUENCE 5 isoform X2: MENEFDIGLGEDGDGDDVLDEVDNCYPPPPSYGDLLDLEPYEGMEFESEEAAKAFYNSYARRVGFSTRVSSSRRSRKDGAIIQRSFVCAKEGFRNLNEKRTKDREIKRPRTITRVGCKAALSVKIHDSSGKWLVSNFVKDHNHDLVPPDQVHCLRSHRQISGPAKTLIDTLQAAGMGPRRIMSALIKEYGGISKVGFTEVDCRNYMRNNRQRSLEGDIQLLLDYLKQMNVHNPPGFFYAVQGDEDQCTGNVFWADSKARANYNYFGDTVTFDTTYRSNRYRLPFAPFTGVNHHGQPVLFGCAFLINESEASFIWLFKTWLAAMSGQPPLSMTTDHDAVIRSAIMQVFPETRHRFCKWHIFKKCQEKLSHVFLEHPNFEVDFHKCVNLTESTEEFESSWLSLVDKYELRDHDWLQAIYSDRRQWVPVYLRDAFFAEMSITQRSDSMNSYFDGYVNASTNLNQFFKLYEKAVESRAEKEVKADYDTMNTFPVLKTPSPMEKQASEIYTKKLFMRFQEELVATLTFMANKVEDDGLVTTYEVAKFGEDHRAYYVRFNVLEMKATCSCQMFEFSGLLCRHVLAVFRVTNVLTLPSHYILKRWSRSAKSSVALEDRVAEAVNYYLESHTVRYNMLRHEAFKFVEEGAETVDSYTVAMAALEEASKKVSLAVKHDGRISLVNGHCRENLTRNGVHANYNIEDEQRSLACPLSELDAVRLLTR; this comes from the exons ATGGAGAATGAGTTTGATATAGGCTTAGGAGAGGACGGGGATGGAGATGACGTTCTTGACGAGGTGGACAACTGTTATCCTCCTCCTCCAAGTTACGGGGACCTACTCGATCTTGAACCTTATGAGGGCATGGAATTTGAATCTGAGGAGGCTGCCAAGGCCTTTTATAACTCCTACGCACGCCGTGTTGGCTTCAGCACCCGTGTCAGCTCCTCCCGCCGCTCCAGGAAGGATGGAGCCATCATTCAGAGGTCCTTTGTCTGTGCCAAAGAAGGTTTCCGCAATTTGAATGAGAAACGTACCAAGgatagagaaattaagagacCCCGTACTATCACCCGCGTTGGCTGCAAGGCTGCTCTCTCTGTCAAGATACACGACTCTTCTGGTAAGTGGCTCGTCTCCAACTTTGTCAAGGACCACAATCACGACCTCGTCCCCCCTGATCAGGTCCACTGTCTCCGCTCCCATCGTCAAATTTCTGGTCCTGCCAAGACCCTAATTGATACCTTGCAGGCTGCTGGCATGGGTCCCCGCAGGATTATGTCTGCCCTCATTAAAGAGTATGGTGGTATTAGCAAAGTTGGTTTCACTGAGGTAGATTGTCGCAATTACATGCGCAACAACCGCCAAAGGAGCCTCGAAGGAGACATACAGCTCCTCTTAGATTACCTGAAACAAATGAATGTCCACAACCCCCCTGGATTCTTTTATGCAGTTCAGGGTGATGAGGATCAGTGCACAGGGAATGTCTTCTGGGCTGACTCTAAGGCAAGAGCAAATTATAACTATTTTGGTGATACTGTTACATTTGATACAACTTATAGGTCAAATAGGTACCGCTTACCCTTTGCACCCTTTACTGGAGTAAATCATCACGGACAACCTGTTCTCTTTGGATGTGCTTTCCTAATAAATGAGTCAGAAGCCTCATTCATATGGCTTTTTAAGACATGGCTTGCAGCTATGTCTGGTCAACCCCCCTTGTCAATGACAACGGATCATGATGCTGTAATTAGGTCTGCCATCATGCAGGTTTTCCCTGAGACCCGTCACCGTTTCTGCAAATGGCACATCTTCAAGAAATGCCAGGAAAAGTTGTCACATGTCTTCCTTGAACACCCAAATTTTGAAGTAGACTTCCACAAGTGTGTCAATTTGACAGAGTCTACTGAGGAATTTGAATCCTCTTGGCTTTCTCTTGTTGACAAGTATGAGCTCAGGGATCATGACTGGCTTCAAGCGATATATTCAGATCGCAGGCAATGGGTGCCAGTATATCTCCGTGATGCATTTTTTGCAGAAATGTCTATTACTCAGCGTAGTGATAGCATGAACTCATATTTTGATGGTTATGTGAATGCGTCAACTAATCTGAATCAGTTCTTCAAATTGTATGAGAAAGCTGTGGAGAGCCGTGCAGAGAAAGAAGTCAAAGCTGATTATGATACGATGAATACATTCCCAGTTTTGAAGACCCCTTCTCCAATGGAAAAACAAGCATCCGAGATCTACACGAAAAAGTTATTTATGAGATTTCAGGAGGAGTTGGTTGCCACTCTAACTTTCATGGCCAACAAAGTCGAGGATGATGGACTAGTTACCACTTATGAAGTTGCTAAATTTGGGGAGGACCACAGAGCTTACTATGTAAGATTCAATGTTTTAGAAATGAAAGCTACTTGTAGCTGCCAGATGTTTGAGTTCTCAGGTCTTCTTTGCCGACACGTTTTAGCAGTGTTCAGAGTGACAAACGTTCTGACTCTTCCTTCTCATTACATCCTCAAACGATGGAGCCGAAGCGCAAAGAGCAGTGTTGCATTGGAAGACCGTGTTGCTGAAGCAGTCAATTATTATTTGGAATCACATACTGTTCGATATAATATGCTGAGACATGAAGCATTTAAGTTTGTGGAGGAAGGGGCGGAGACTGTTGATTCTTATACTGTGGCAATGGCTGCTCTGGAAGAGGCTTCAAAGAAGGTTTCCCTAGCAGTAAAGCATGATGGGAGGATATCTTTAGTAAATGGACATTGTAGAGAAAACTTGACCAGGAATGGGGTTCATGCAAATTACAACATTGAGGATGAACAGAGAAGTCTCGCATGTCCACTCTCTGAG TTGGATGCAGTTCGATTGTTGACTAGATAG
- the LOC132065244 gene encoding protein FAR1-RELATED SEQUENCE 5 isoform X1, producing MENEFDIGLGEDGDGDDVLDEVDNCYPPPPSYGDLLDLEPYEGMEFESEEAAKAFYNSYARRVGFSTRVSSSRRSRKDGAIIQRSFVCAKEGFRNLNEKRTKDREIKRPRTITRVGCKAALSVKIHDSSGKWLVSNFVKDHNHDLVPPDQVHCLRSHRQISGPAKTLIDTLQAAGMGPRRIMSALIKEYGGISKVGFTEVDCRNYMRNNRQRSLEGDIQLLLDYLKQMNVHNPPGFFYAVQGDEDQCTGNVFWADSKARANYNYFGDTVTFDTTYRSNRYRLPFAPFTGVNHHGQPVLFGCAFLINESEASFIWLFKTWLAAMSGQPPLSMTTDHDAVIRSAIMQVFPETRHRFCKWHIFKKCQEKLSHVFLEHPNFEVDFHKCVNLTESTEEFESSWLSLVDKYELRDHDWLQAIYSDRRQWVPVYLRDAFFAEMSITQRSDSMNSYFDGYVNASTNLNQFFKLYEKAVESRAEKEVKADYDTMNTFPVLKTPSPMEKQASEIYTKKLFMRFQEELVATLTFMANKVEDDGLVTTYEVAKFGEDHRAYYVRFNVLEMKATCSCQMFEFSGLLCRHVLAVFRVTNVLTLPSHYILKRWSRSAKSSVALEDRVAEAVNYYLESHTVRYNMLRHEAFKFVEEGAETVDSYTVAMAALEEASKKVSLAVKHDGRISLVNGHCRENLTRNGVHANYNIEDEQRSLACPLSEDDMDTKIQELSYQLDCANRKCEVYRANLYSVLKDIDDHKQQLSVKVQNIKLSLKDGL from the exons ATGGAGAATGAGTTTGATATAGGCTTAGGAGAGGACGGGGATGGAGATGACGTTCTTGACGAGGTGGACAACTGTTATCCTCCTCCTCCAAGTTACGGGGACCTACTCGATCTTGAACCTTATGAGGGCATGGAATTTGAATCTGAGGAGGCTGCCAAGGCCTTTTATAACTCCTACGCACGCCGTGTTGGCTTCAGCACCCGTGTCAGCTCCTCCCGCCGCTCCAGGAAGGATGGAGCCATCATTCAGAGGTCCTTTGTCTGTGCCAAAGAAGGTTTCCGCAATTTGAATGAGAAACGTACCAAGgatagagaaattaagagacCCCGTACTATCACCCGCGTTGGCTGCAAGGCTGCTCTCTCTGTCAAGATACACGACTCTTCTGGTAAGTGGCTCGTCTCCAACTTTGTCAAGGACCACAATCACGACCTCGTCCCCCCTGATCAGGTCCACTGTCTCCGCTCCCATCGTCAAATTTCTGGTCCTGCCAAGACCCTAATTGATACCTTGCAGGCTGCTGGCATGGGTCCCCGCAGGATTATGTCTGCCCTCATTAAAGAGTATGGTGGTATTAGCAAAGTTGGTTTCACTGAGGTAGATTGTCGCAATTACATGCGCAACAACCGCCAAAGGAGCCTCGAAGGAGACATACAGCTCCTCTTAGATTACCTGAAACAAATGAATGTCCACAACCCCCCTGGATTCTTTTATGCAGTTCAGGGTGATGAGGATCAGTGCACAGGGAATGTCTTCTGGGCTGACTCTAAGGCAAGAGCAAATTATAACTATTTTGGTGATACTGTTACATTTGATACAACTTATAGGTCAAATAGGTACCGCTTACCCTTTGCACCCTTTACTGGAGTAAATCATCACGGACAACCTGTTCTCTTTGGATGTGCTTTCCTAATAAATGAGTCAGAAGCCTCATTCATATGGCTTTTTAAGACATGGCTTGCAGCTATGTCTGGTCAACCCCCCTTGTCAATGACAACGGATCATGATGCTGTAATTAGGTCTGCCATCATGCAGGTTTTCCCTGAGACCCGTCACCGTTTCTGCAAATGGCACATCTTCAAGAAATGCCAGGAAAAGTTGTCACATGTCTTCCTTGAACACCCAAATTTTGAAGTAGACTTCCACAAGTGTGTCAATTTGACAGAGTCTACTGAGGAATTTGAATCCTCTTGGCTTTCTCTTGTTGACAAGTATGAGCTCAGGGATCATGACTGGCTTCAAGCGATATATTCAGATCGCAGGCAATGGGTGCCAGTATATCTCCGTGATGCATTTTTTGCAGAAATGTCTATTACTCAGCGTAGTGATAGCATGAACTCATATTTTGATGGTTATGTGAATGCGTCAACTAATCTGAATCAGTTCTTCAAATTGTATGAGAAAGCTGTGGAGAGCCGTGCAGAGAAAGAAGTCAAAGCTGATTATGATACGATGAATACATTCCCAGTTTTGAAGACCCCTTCTCCAATGGAAAAACAAGCATCCGAGATCTACACGAAAAAGTTATTTATGAGATTTCAGGAGGAGTTGGTTGCCACTCTAACTTTCATGGCCAACAAAGTCGAGGATGATGGACTAGTTACCACTTATGAAGTTGCTAAATTTGGGGAGGACCACAGAGCTTACTATGTAAGATTCAATGTTTTAGAAATGAAAGCTACTTGTAGCTGCCAGATGTTTGAGTTCTCAGGTCTTCTTTGCCGACACGTTTTAGCAGTGTTCAGAGTGACAAACGTTCTGACTCTTCCTTCTCATTACATCCTCAAACGATGGAGCCGAAGCGCAAAGAGCAGTGTTGCATTGGAAGACCGTGTTGCTGAAGCAGTCAATTATTATTTGGAATCACATACTGTTCGATATAATATGCTGAGACATGAAGCATTTAAGTTTGTGGAGGAAGGGGCGGAGACTGTTGATTCTTATACTGTGGCAATGGCTGCTCTGGAAGAGGCTTCAAAGAAGGTTTCCCTAGCAGTAAAGCATGATGGGAGGATATCTTTAGTAAATGGACATTGTAGAGAAAACTTGACCAGGAATGGGGTTCATGCAAATTACAACATTGAGGATGAACAGAGAAGTCTCGCATGTCCACTCTCTGAG GATGACATGGATACAAAGATCCAGGAACTTTCTTATCAACTAGATTGTGCCAATCGGAAATGTGAAGTTTATCGTGCAAACCTTTATTCAGTTTTGAAGGATATAGATGACCATAAGCAACAACTATCAGTTAAAGTCCAAAATATAAAGCTTAGCTTGAAGGATGGTCTTTGA
- the LOC132065244 gene encoding protein FAR1-RELATED SEQUENCE 5 isoform X3, with amino-acid sequence MENEFDIGLGEDGDGDDVLDEVDNCYPPPPSYGDLLDLEPYEGMEFESEEAAKAFYNSYARRVGFSTRVSSSRRSRKDGAIIQRSFVCAKEGFRNLNEKRTKDREIKRPRTITRVGCKAALSVKIHDSSGKWLVSNFVKDHNHDLVPPDQVHCLRSHRQISGPAKTLIDTLQAAGMGPRRIMSALIKEYGGISKVGFTEVDCRNYMRNNRQRSLEGDIQLLLDYLKQMNVHNPPGFFYAVQGDEDQCTGNVFWADSKARANYNYFGDTVTFDTTYRSNRYRLPFAPFTGVNHHGQPVLFGCAFLINESEASFIWLFKTWLAAMSGQPPLSMTTDHDAVIRSAIMQVFPETRHRFCKWHIFKKCQEKLSHVFLEHPNFEVDFHKCVNLTESTEEFESSWLSLVDKYELRDHDWLQAIYSDRRQWVPVYLRDAFFAEMSITQRSDSMNSYFDGYVNASTNLNQFFKLYEKAVESRAEKEVKADYDTMNTFPVLKTPSPMEKQASEIYTKKLFMRFQEELVATLTFMANKVEDDGLVTTYEVAKFGEDHRAYYVRFNVLEMKATCSCQMFEFSGLLCRHVLAVFRVTNVLTLPSHYILKRWSRSAKSSVALEDRVAEAVNYYLESHTVRYNMLRHEAFKFVEEGAETVDSYTVAMAALEEASKKVSLAVKHDGRISLVNGHCRENLTRNGVHANYNIEDEQRSLACPLSETVFRKS; translated from the exons ATGGAGAATGAGTTTGATATAGGCTTAGGAGAGGACGGGGATGGAGATGACGTTCTTGACGAGGTGGACAACTGTTATCCTCCTCCTCCAAGTTACGGGGACCTACTCGATCTTGAACCTTATGAGGGCATGGAATTTGAATCTGAGGAGGCTGCCAAGGCCTTTTATAACTCCTACGCACGCCGTGTTGGCTTCAGCACCCGTGTCAGCTCCTCCCGCCGCTCCAGGAAGGATGGAGCCATCATTCAGAGGTCCTTTGTCTGTGCCAAAGAAGGTTTCCGCAATTTGAATGAGAAACGTACCAAGgatagagaaattaagagacCCCGTACTATCACCCGCGTTGGCTGCAAGGCTGCTCTCTCTGTCAAGATACACGACTCTTCTGGTAAGTGGCTCGTCTCCAACTTTGTCAAGGACCACAATCACGACCTCGTCCCCCCTGATCAGGTCCACTGTCTCCGCTCCCATCGTCAAATTTCTGGTCCTGCCAAGACCCTAATTGATACCTTGCAGGCTGCTGGCATGGGTCCCCGCAGGATTATGTCTGCCCTCATTAAAGAGTATGGTGGTATTAGCAAAGTTGGTTTCACTGAGGTAGATTGTCGCAATTACATGCGCAACAACCGCCAAAGGAGCCTCGAAGGAGACATACAGCTCCTCTTAGATTACCTGAAACAAATGAATGTCCACAACCCCCCTGGATTCTTTTATGCAGTTCAGGGTGATGAGGATCAGTGCACAGGGAATGTCTTCTGGGCTGACTCTAAGGCAAGAGCAAATTATAACTATTTTGGTGATACTGTTACATTTGATACAACTTATAGGTCAAATAGGTACCGCTTACCCTTTGCACCCTTTACTGGAGTAAATCATCACGGACAACCTGTTCTCTTTGGATGTGCTTTCCTAATAAATGAGTCAGAAGCCTCATTCATATGGCTTTTTAAGACATGGCTTGCAGCTATGTCTGGTCAACCCCCCTTGTCAATGACAACGGATCATGATGCTGTAATTAGGTCTGCCATCATGCAGGTTTTCCCTGAGACCCGTCACCGTTTCTGCAAATGGCACATCTTCAAGAAATGCCAGGAAAAGTTGTCACATGTCTTCCTTGAACACCCAAATTTTGAAGTAGACTTCCACAAGTGTGTCAATTTGACAGAGTCTACTGAGGAATTTGAATCCTCTTGGCTTTCTCTTGTTGACAAGTATGAGCTCAGGGATCATGACTGGCTTCAAGCGATATATTCAGATCGCAGGCAATGGGTGCCAGTATATCTCCGTGATGCATTTTTTGCAGAAATGTCTATTACTCAGCGTAGTGATAGCATGAACTCATATTTTGATGGTTATGTGAATGCGTCAACTAATCTGAATCAGTTCTTCAAATTGTATGAGAAAGCTGTGGAGAGCCGTGCAGAGAAAGAAGTCAAAGCTGATTATGATACGATGAATACATTCCCAGTTTTGAAGACCCCTTCTCCAATGGAAAAACAAGCATCCGAGATCTACACGAAAAAGTTATTTATGAGATTTCAGGAGGAGTTGGTTGCCACTCTAACTTTCATGGCCAACAAAGTCGAGGATGATGGACTAGTTACCACTTATGAAGTTGCTAAATTTGGGGAGGACCACAGAGCTTACTATGTAAGATTCAATGTTTTAGAAATGAAAGCTACTTGTAGCTGCCAGATGTTTGAGTTCTCAGGTCTTCTTTGCCGACACGTTTTAGCAGTGTTCAGAGTGACAAACGTTCTGACTCTTCCTTCTCATTACATCCTCAAACGATGGAGCCGAAGCGCAAAGAGCAGTGTTGCATTGGAAGACCGTGTTGCTGAAGCAGTCAATTATTATTTGGAATCACATACTGTTCGATATAATATGCTGAGACATGAAGCATTTAAGTTTGTGGAGGAAGGGGCGGAGACTGTTGATTCTTATACTGTGGCAATGGCTGCTCTGGAAGAGGCTTCAAAGAAGGTTTCCCTAGCAGTAAAGCATGATGGGAGGATATCTTTAGTAAATGGACATTGTAGAGAAAACTTGACCAGGAATGGGGTTCATGCAAATTACAACATTGAGGATGAACAGAGAAGTCTCGCATGTCCACTCTCTGAG ACAGTGTTCAGGAAATCGTGA